TTTCGAAATCGGAGTGGACTAATAGATGACCAATGGTACCGACTGAGCCCGGCAAGAAAAGATCAATCCATTTCTGTTCAAAATTGGGTCGATCTCAAGCTGCGGTCCCAAGGTTCTGACATCTACGCTTTGTATCGCAACTTAATTCTTCAGGCCCAAGAGGAGGTCATTCTTCAAGTCAGTCATTGGCAATCATCCAGTGCTGCAAACATTTTGGTAAAAAGCTTTGCTTCCCGAGCTAAGAGTATTAATAATTGCGTCTCATGTAGCAAACCCATCAATGTGAAAATATTGATCAGTGATTTGTCAGAAAGTGTGCAGAGTAAACTTGAATCTGAATTTAAGAAAGCGCACCTTGACCCTCAGGATCTGGATATCGAAATAGTTCCTTGGCATGGGGAGGCTGGCGATCGGTCGAATGTCAATGGATTGATCGTTGATGGCCAAATTGCTGTTCTAGGCAATGCTTTTGTGGGACCAGAATTTGATCAGCGACTGGGTTGGTCAAGCTTAGCCTTTACGGTGACTGGACATGTAGTCAAGGAACTTCGTCGGAATGCGATTAATGGCATCATCCGAGCCAAGCAAGGGCGGTATCTTGTCGATCCCGAGCTGGCCGATATGTTTGGAGTGCCTTACCATAGGGAGTTCAAACCGCGACGTTGGCAAAAGGCTTTGAGTCAAGGATTTCAGGGCCCTGATCAAGCTCCCATGGCTTTCATTCCGAGCGACGGGCCATCAAGCGAACAGGCGAGTACTCATCATAAAAGCCTGCTAGCCTTGATCCATCATGGGAAAGATAATATTCGTTTGCGAACTCCGCTTTTAGGAGACGAGCTGATCATCTCTGCGCTGGCACGGGCACTGCGCCGAGGGGTTGCTCTGGAGATTTTACTAAGCCAAGGTTTTTACTGTGATAGCAAATCTCAAGGGCATCCGGGCCATTCGAATCACCTTGGCATTCAATCGCTGCTAAGGCAGGCTGCGGTCGGTCTCGATCACAAGTTGCTCGATGTTAGATGGTTTTCCTTTCTTAAAAACGGTGCGCCAGAGATTGCTATTGGTGGAATTCGTAGCGAAAACCGAGCTGCAGCAATTAGCAACGGTCATTTTTTGAGCGTTGATGATGAAGTTGTTGTGATTGGGTCACAGATGACTCTACCCCAGTCCATGCAGTCGGGACGTCATAGCAATTTGGTGATTTGGGGGCGAACCATTGCCCAGGCATGGGGTGAACAGGCATTCGAACCTTCGTTTCAACTAGCGCTTCCCGTTAAGAGTCAGGACTTAACGGATGCAGCCTGTCTTTGATCGGGCTATTGCATGAAGTTTTTATCGTAGACTCTTTGGTAAATTTTCTGAGCTTTTACTTTTTTCAACCCTACATTGAAGCTCTCAATTAAGGCTCTATTATTGTCTGTATCCCGACACAGCAGTCTCTCCCGAATTGCCCATAAGCTGAATGATCGGTCGACGTTCAAATCCCCAGTGAGAGACTTCTTGTTAGGAAAAGGGTGAATCACCACCTCAATGCGACCTTTCTTTAGGGAGTTGATTAAGGCCGTCGTAGAATTGTAGTAGGTAATGCGCCTGGCTTTTGGCCCCGATTTAGTCGCAATGAAGTCATTACCGCGCAATGTGCCAATGGCTTTTCCGGCTAGCTGATCTAAGGATGATATTTTGGGCTGAGCAGCGAGGGTATAGGCATAGTAGTGGGTGACCAGAAATGGATCGCTTTCAAGAAGAGGCGTCTTTTTAAAAAAATCGTCTATTGCTGCAAGAGTCTTGAGATCGCCCCCGAAAAAACAAGACAGGGGGTCTTGTTTAAAGTAGAGAAGGACTCGTTTCAAGGGGAAATAAGATAGGGAAACTTGAAGAGATTGAAGTTTTACCACGGCGTCCAAAAGTTCACTGGCAAACCCCTCGCCTTTGGGGCTTGCCCAACCTTCGATTTCTGGTAGCAGGATTCTACTATTGTCTTTATCAACTGCAAATAAGCTTCCAGATATGCTCATCCAGATGATAAGAGGCTTGATAGGCAAATACGAG
This DNA window, taken from Pseudobacteriovorax antillogorgiicola, encodes the following:
- a CDS encoding substrate-binding periplasmic protein, yielding MAAVSYLPIKPLIIWMSISGSLFAVDKDNSRILLPEIEGWASPKGEGFASELLDAVVKLQSLQVSLSYFPLKRVLLYFKQDPLSCFFGGDLKTLAAIDDFFKKTPLLESDPFLVTHYYAYTLAAQPKISSLDQLAGKAIGTLRGNDFIATKSGPKARRITYYNSTTALINSLKKGRIEVVIHPFPNKKSLTGDLNVDRSFSLWAIRERLLCRDTDNNRALIESFNVGLKKVKAQKIYQRVYDKNFMQ
- a CDS encoding phospholipase D-like domain-containing protein gives rise to the protein MPQKQEAQHSKRESPLHCLLPRCFVLCLILAMSCKTSSNKLKTQGVSSAAVPCENNHSLAWVEALAFSTKAPPHALNCIRDEFRNRSGLIDDQWYRLSPARKDQSISVQNWVDLKLRSQGSDIYALYRNLILQAQEEVILQVSHWQSSSAANILVKSFASRAKSINNCVSCSKPINVKILISDLSESVQSKLESEFKKAHLDPQDLDIEIVPWHGEAGDRSNVNGLIVDGQIAVLGNAFVGPEFDQRLGWSSLAFTVTGHVVKELRRNAINGIIRAKQGRYLVDPELADMFGVPYHREFKPRRWQKALSQGFQGPDQAPMAFIPSDGPSSEQASTHHKSLLALIHHGKDNIRLRTPLLGDELIISALARALRRGVALEILLSQGFYCDSKSQGHPGHSNHLGIQSLLRQAAVGLDHKLLDVRWFSFLKNGAPEIAIGGIRSENRAAAISNGHFLSVDDEVVVIGSQMTLPQSMQSGRHSNLVIWGRTIAQAWGEQAFEPSFQLALPVKSQDLTDAACL